The Cottoperca gobio chromosome 8, fCotGob3.1, whole genome shotgun sequence genome contains the following window.
AATATTTCAAACTGAAGCATAAGCCTGAATCCTGCAGTGTCTCCAGGGCCGCTTCACATTGGAGGTTTATGCTGCTGTACAGTTTATGATGAGCGAACTTACAAGAGACAAGTCCTTCTGAATGATCCTTCAACAACAGCATCAGTTAAATACCAACACAATGAACAAAGTGGAGAACGAGACAGACTGTTGAATTTTAAACCTgcttattattttgttgttttttaacctaTTATTGAAACAATATCCTGTGCAGAAAAACCTTCATGGTCCCAAACCATTTAAAGCCACTTCATATGCACTCATTATTAAAAATTAATGAGTCTTAATAAGAACATTTCTTCCGTTCCCTTCAAGTGCTGGGATTCTTGAAAAGCAAAGGGAGGACGCTAATGCTGTTATTGCACCTGCGTGGCTCCAGATGTTTCAGGTGGTAAGAATACAATGGAAGCCttttacaatgtatttaaaGGGACACTCCACCAGTTTTACACATTAACAGCAGTTCACTCATCATGGCGAGTACTATTCAGCCTGTGGAAACAGTGTAAGAAGTCTTCTGTGACTGTGTTTCTAAATGATGAGAAAATAACTCTGAAAGTGtcatcactttttctttttctccttttgcaTCACCAGGGAATTATTATGGCTCGTGAAAAAACAACAGtgacattatgtaaacaaacttgCATTTAAAGGGTGAAATTCTGGAATTTGGTAGTTATGATCAGGATTGATGGTTAaagaaatttctttttttattaaaaatgtattaacattaatattaataaaaatgcatcaaaatcaatgttgttgcttATCATGAAAGTTATGCTCGGGACTGACGCtggataaaacatttaacaaaagtgtaaaataatatCGATATATTATTAGATGGCATTTTTGTGACAGACATTTTAGTCCACAGGACATCAAAGAGACTATTTTTAAAGGGATGCTCAAGGGTTAAGataaatattgtttcatttgtcTGTCTAAAGTCTGACCAAATTTATGAAGGTGCCATATTAAATCACTGGAGTGTCCCTTTAAGACACACAGCTGAGCTCATGGCATATTGTGAATGAAAACAAGGCTCAGGTTCATGACATTGTAATATGACAAtcacaatgaaaatgttatAACAATGTAAATAGTCATACAGCAGGGGCAGTCAGCTGAACTCTTTACAAtctatcaaattaaacaaatttaTTGCATACACAAAGTCTGAATTTACTGTCGAGTTACCTGCCCAGTGGGTAAACTCAGAAACTTTCACCTTTTAACAATCAGTGCACATTTTTCACAAAGTTACCTTTTTCAGTGCTAAGTCATGTATAAAATCTATTTGCTTACTGACTGATGAATCGGATCAGGTGCAACAGAATGCAATAAAATTAAGAAACTACAAAGTTACAAGTCAACATGTTGGGTGAACTTTACTCGCAAGTCTTCCACATACAGATCAGACCAACATTTGGCACTCACTGGGTGCTAATTTCAGACCATGtgtgcatatacagtacacgCACGCACGTACGCATACAAGGTGTATGACGTGTGTGTTTGGGAGCATCACTTTCCTCATCTCTTCTACAGGCCCACGTAAAAATCTAATCCTGTCCATATTTTAAAATCTGGACAAACAAATGGACATTTTCTCTACATTAGCAGCACTTTCACAGCCAAGGAGCAGACAGACGAGGCTGCAGCAATTTAAACTTCTAAAATAAGTACCACCCGCTCACTCTTGTATGAACTGTAGATGGGCAACATTTGGAAACAATGTAGACAGGCTTAGAGTTTTGATCATATTTTATGTCAGACTTTCAAACAGTGTGAGGCGTCTGTGTCGCAGTAAGTTCTGAGTCTCATACAACACATGTTCATATGTTTCTCTACGAGTACAGTTCCCAGTACAATTATTGCACACAGCAAATCAGACAATATCATGAATTTTCAAAAGGGAAGAATCATTTTGTGAAAACTTCATCTGCTACTAAATAGATCCCGCATCTACATTGTGTCGCAAAGTTTCCCGCGTATAATTAGCTTTATTCTACCCACCAGCCCATTAACAAAGCTGGATTCACAGACTAATCCAATTCAACTTGTTCTGCAGTCTATGTTTGAGTGGATTCAGACCATGTTCAAAAAAGGGGACAGGATGGGTTCATCTTTCAACTACCGATAGCATAGAATAACATACATATTGAGAGAAATTTATATATTAGcttagtatatataatatacaaacagTGTACATAGTCTCTGTGACAGTGGTGGACAGgatgagaggagacagaaaggtAGGCAGGGTTGAGtctctgaagtgtgtgtgtgtgtgtgtgtgtgtgtgtgtgtgtgtgtgtgtgtgtgtgtcaccctTTTCACACCATGGTTCATCTGAACCAGGTCCTCTGCTTTGCTCTGCCGCCTGGGTTGACACTGTTCGGCTTCAGAATCACTGGGTAGACACAGTAACTATAGTAACTATGGGATAGAGTAGTATATGCGGGatattaaagtaattaaaagaaATCCCATGGTTTTACCCGATCACACCATCTGTCAgtgtaaaatccaacatttcaCTTTTGATGACGTTGCAATGCAACAACCCTGTTTAGCAGTGGGCACAGAACTACAGCTGCAAACCCTGGACACGTGTGAACAAGTGACAAACGTGTACTGAATCGGGAATATTATTCTACTATGTGAATGCTCAAACGCAGGTTGAACCTGAGTCCTGTGTAAAACACAGGGTGTGGAACACCGTACGAGATGGAGAATGTGAGTGTGCCTGTACATCTTGGTGTGTACGGGGGAAGACTGGTGAGAAACAGTTGCACAcctgaaagagaaacagacaaagagaaagtcAGACTTCCATTAATGGACAGAAAGTCATGTTACTAACAACAAAAGTAGAGTCACCACAACTCCCACCCACCATGTTGTGTCACATTGTTCTGCTGTACTGTATGCCGGTCTTGGAGGCGATGTTGGACCAGGGGAGCAGAGAGCGCAGCAGGGACTGGGCCTGCCGGTACAGCCTCTGAGGGATGGAGCAGGGGCTCAGGCTGGCCAGGGTTGAACCGATGTGCTGGATATAGTCAGTGGGACCGGACATTAAGGAGAAAATACAGCATTTACGTTTGGTTTTATGTACTTGATATGTTACTGTGATGGCCTGAACTTACAAAGATCTGTGCATCGAGATGCTGTAAAGTAAAGTTCTGGTCTAAAGGCCTTTTTAATTCACAACATATCATTGcagattgttttttgttgtcatgAATACTTTTACACAGAGAGTAAATATTATGCGGTGAACAAACGTTATTTTTTTGGGTCTTGGGTTTTGAAAGGTTGATTTTTCTGAGCTTTCGCACTGCAAATAAAGGAATCAACCAATCATGTTGTGCGGAACAGACGTCACGTCAAACGTACACTATAGTAGCACCGATACTTCAAGGATTATGAAACAATGACACGGAGGCTCCATAGTCCGAACCAAATTCCTTATTCCTTTCAACCTTGAAAAAGGCAGCGAATACCAGATCCTtctgttcttacctttcacaataaaagccctagattTATATACACTGTGTAACTGTTTACTAGAGGAAACTTAAATTCACTCAGAGCATTTAGCTAAAAGGAAACTCGAGAAATAGACTGATGTCgaattcatatttaatatatataagtgtTGCAACCGCTGCAAATTCACATCGCTGCTGGTATGAATAGTTTAGATGCTTTCCGGTCGTCCATTTGTCACGTAAAggagtaaaatataaaaacaatctgACTACTAAATAATAGTGACCAAGTGTCTTCTTTTCCTGCTTCCACCAAAGGATATAATATTGTCCAGGGTGGATGACCCCCATTGATGTAGAGCACATATGTGAATCCATCTTTGAGGACGCCTCGTATAGAGTAGTAGTAGGGCAGATAGTGGTGCTGCCTGAAGTCCCGGTTCTCATAGAAGTGGATGGCAGTGTTGTTGGTGGTGAGGACGTGTAGGTAGATTGCCTTACAATGGTCCTGGGCTGTCGTTGATATGTGCTCCTTCAAACTGTCCAGCAGTAGGGAGCCTGATTGGTcgaaaagagagagagctcaATCAACAGgaactaaatataatatatataataatagtaaagtCATAACTGAAAGCTGGGGTTATTAAAGGTTACTTTTATGTAGTGCAGATTTAGATTTGAGTGCGTTATGACTCAGAGAATGAGTATGATTTGTTACGGAAATTAATACAATCAAGTTCTAAGGGTTAATTGGCTCCCTGAGCTGCGTGTCACAGCTCCTGCTGCAGCCGCTTTGTTGATACAGTAAGTGGGCCAAACTACAGTGAGCGACTTCCAGTTAGAAACCCTCTGGGTTAGGGTAAAGGATGGAGTTAGGTAGTGATTGTGTGTCAAAGGAATGAATGTATGTCAATGCAGTTTCCTCCAATATCAAAGATTGTGAGTGTAAGAGCTAGTGGGAAAGGTACCTATGCCATGTTTCCTGAAGTCTTTGACCACTCCCAGGCTGAGGATGTAGGCTACCTGTGTTTCCACGGGGAAACTGGAGGCCAGGATGTCTCcatcctaacacacacacacacacacacacacacacacacacacacacacacacacacacacacacacacacacacacacacacacacacacacacacacacacacacacacacacacacacacacacacacacagacacacagacacacaggaaaatTGCAGATTAAGACCCAGCACTCTCTATGAACATCTCACTATTCTGTTATTTTACCATCCACAAAAGATCTTGGaataaaaactatatttgattcagtattgaattaaaaaaattaaaaaggatcTGTCAGTTTGGTCATTTGGTGACACTCTGAACAtgctccctccccctccccagTACACTGTCTTCATCTTTGCCTAGCAAATTACCCACAGGGAAGGCAGATCCCAAAATGCAAATACGCTTCCACGAGGAACAATAGTAAGAAGTGAGGAGCAGATTTCTGAAACCAGCCCAATGGAATACATTCATTTCCATTGTTTCATTACTGTACATTTCCTTTGCATCATTTACATACACAAGAAAAACTTATTTCTATCATGTTCATCATTGTCTATGCTCTTTTCTCATCACCCTGTTATCCCTTATGCCTTATTCTTGTGTAATGAGAGagagtcaggggcatctagttCATCTAATTAGCAGACTAAAAACAGATTCTACAATGTGCAAGTGCTCCACTTTTCAACATTTCCAAATGGCAGCTGACAGAGCGGATAAACTGAactaaccacacacactcagtgagaGCATCTCTACCGAGTACAACTTCATAGACTTGTGTTGAGCACTGAACGTCGTACCTCTTTGTGTACTTTGGTCCGGCCTTTGATCTCGGCCACAATCATTCCCACGATGCCTCCTCTGAAGGTGGCAGCGAGGGAGAAGAACTTCTTGTTGGAGGTGATGTCCTGATACCATGAGTCTGGGTACCTGCGGTCATAGGTCAGAGGGATTAGAATTCATGCATGAGCAGGTATAGAAATCTGTCACCCATTCCTATAAAAGTTAGCAAAAATAATTGAATTCCTTACCGGGGTTGTAACCCCCGGACCGTGATGGTTCGTGTAACGAGTGCAGTGAGCATTTATCAAGGCAAATTAGAAGATAAATAGAATTTTGGATagtctgtttacattttttacccTATAAAACGTATGTACAAATGTTCAATGACAATTAACAAATTCAGGTTTGGAGACGAATGCTTCAAACTGCAGCCCTAACAGGTGTTCCTATCACTGGATATGATTCTTACTCGATTGGGAACCAATCACCACAAAGCAGCTTGACATTCTCTATGTCATCGTGGCAAAGGAAGCGGAGCTGGACTTCACTGAGAGCTGTGGGAGGCACCACGTCACTCATTCACACCTGCAGGGACCAACAGAGAGCACAGGTTTGGGAGTCGGTGTTAGTAACTTTGACCTAAACAAACAATTAAGATAGTGACAGACCAACAGTATGTCCTAATTTGAGTGAAGAAAAAACAGGACATAGAAGAGCCTCTTGCATCCATTATAGTGTACGATTAAAGAGGCTAACAttcagtgtctgtgtatatatgtgtgtgtgtatccactTTAATGACTCAAGCACATTCCAGCATATATAACTCcataacaaaaacacttttaagaACAATAGTGATGTTAGATTTTGACAGACTCTTTTGAGGAACGAGTTAAATCTCAAGTGGGAGTGAATCCAAAATCCTGGTTCGGTATGGTGCAT
Protein-coding sequences here:
- the naa60 gene encoding N-alpha-acetyltransferase 60, with the protein product MSDVVPPTALSEVQLRFLCHDDIENVKLLCGDWFPIEYPDSWYQDITSNKKFFSLAATFRGGIVGMIVAEIKGRTKVHKEDGDILASSFPVETQVAYILSLGVVKDFRKHGIGSLLLDSLKEHISTTAQDHCKAIYLHVLTTNNTAIHFYENRDFRQHHYLPYYYSIRGVLKDGFTYVLYINGGHPPWTIFDYIQHIGSTLASLSPCSIPQRLYRQAQSLLRSLLPWSNIASKTGIQYSRTM